GTTCCTTTATTTCATTCAGGCAATAGGTGGACTTGCCGCTGCCGGACCGTCCGTAAATAAACCTAAGACTCATCCTGTTCTCCGTTCCTCTGAGAATTATCCAACTAAGTACTCGTAATTCTGTGTTTTTTCATTCTTGAGTTATTCAAACGTACGGTCTTTGGTTTCTTCAATCAGCCTAATAAAAGCCGCTTGAAACCGCTCATTGTCTTCTTTGGTTCTTTTCTTAACATGGGTGGTTCTTCCTCCCCCGCGCCGTACCTTTTGTCCGACGTGACGTTCAAAAAGGAGGCGTTCAATATTGTTGTCGGTATAAATAAGACCATTTTGATTAATGGCCCTGGCGCCTTTCCCCAGAACAAGCGCCGCCAGTCCGTAATCCTGCGTGACAACAATATCCTCCCTGTCCAACCGCTTCATCAGTGCAAAATCCACACTGTCCCGGTCCTGGTCCACGGTGATCACCGTACTGTAGTCGTCCTTCAGTTCATGGGAAGTATCGATGATCATGATGACCGGAAGTTCAAATTGTTTCGCGCAGCTCACAATGAGCTCCTTCACCGGACAGGCATCCGCGTCAACCAATATTTTCATGTCCTTGCAGGGCCTCCTTGATCTCGGTTAAAAATAAATCCCCGTATTTCTGCAGTTTCCTTTCGCCAACGCCATTTACCCGGATCAGCGCATTTCTGTCCTGCGGACAGTTTTTGGCCATTTCCCTGAGCGTGCTGTCCGGAAAAATCATGTACGGAGGTAATCCCTCCTGCTGGGCAATCTGTTTGCGCAAGGCCCGCAGTCTTTCAAATATTTGTTCAGCGGCGGTGAGCGATACTTCTTCCCGCTGCACCTGAATCTGATACACTTTTTCCTCACTCTTAAGCACAGCCGTCGCTTTCGGCGCAAGCTTCACTACCGGATACTGACCGCCTGCAACCATAAGATAACCTTCGGCTGCCAGGAAACTGATCCTGTCCTTAATCTCCTGCAGCGGTGTGTCCTTCATGATCCCATGGGTAGATAGTCTGTCCAGCCCAAACTGCAGAACTTTTTTGTTCTGGGAGCCTTTGAGTACCTCGGCTACCAACGCCGAACCAAAACGTTCCTTCATCCGGTAAACACAGGACAGGATTTTTTGGGCATCCAGAGTTACATCAACCTTTTTCCGGTCATCGTCACAGTTGCTACAGTTCCAGCATTTATCCGGACTTTCTGTTTCTCCGAAATACTCCAGAATGGTCTGCCTTAAACATCTCGATGTATGGCAGTAATCGACCATGGCCTGCAGTTTTTTATACTCATTGGCCACACGCTGTTCCTGAAATATGGTTTCTTCAATCATCATTTTCTGAATCTGCACGTCCTGGGGACCAAAAAGCAAAAAACACTCTGCCGGCTCACCGTCACGGCCCGCCCTACCAGCTTCCTGATAATAGGATTCAATGTTTTTGGGCATGTTGTAATGGATCACAAACCGGACATTGGATTTATCGATTCCCATGCCGAAAGCGTTTGTTGCCACCATCACAGCAATCTCGTCATAGATAAACTTTTCCTGATTGCGCTTTCGTTCGTGATCGGGCAAACCGGCATGGTAACAGCCGACTGAGAATCCCTGTCCTTTCAGCAATTTATAGAGTCTGTCGACATCTTTGCGCGTTGCGGCATAGATAATTCCTGAATCATCGCGGTTATTTTTCAGACGATTCTGAACAAATATCTTCTTGTTTTCACCGCGAAGAACGGAAAACTTCAGGTTCGGCCTGTCAAATCCCGTGATAAAGCAATTGGGTTTCCTAAGGCCCAGCATGCGGATAATATCCTGCCTGACTTCCTCGGTGGCCGTAGCCGTAAAAGCCCCGACCAAAGGCCTTGCGGGCAGGGATTGAAGAAACTTGCTGATCCGCAAATAGCTCGGACGAAAGTCATGGCCCCACTGGGAAACACAGTGCGCTTCGTCTACAGCCACAAAATGGATTGGCAGTCCATTCAGCCTGGCAAGGAACTCTTCGGACTCCAGACGCTCCGGAGCCAGATAGACCAGTTTATACTCTCCCCGCTGCATCCTGTCAATGCGCGACCAGGTCTCTTTCGGAGAAATAGAGCTGTTGATAAACGTAGCCGGAATGCCGGTTTGGCCGAGACTGTCCACCTGATCTTTCATTAGAGAGATCAAAGGAGAAATAACCAGCGTAACCCCTTCAAACAAAACCGCCGGAATTTGGTACGCAATCGATTTGCCTGCCCCTGTAGGCATAATGGCTAACGTATCCTGCCTCTGAAGCAGGCTTTCAATGACTTGTTCCTGCCCTCCTCTGAATTCCCGATAACCGAAATACTTGAGCAGGGCTTCTTTTGCTTTCGCAATCATATCGAATATCTCCCATCCGTCGGGATTATAGAAAAATAACCATAGAGCAGAATCTATGGCTGATTTTATGTATTAGAGTTCGCCGGAAAAAAGTCATTTCCTTTATTAATTTCAGGATTTTTGTTACAATTCTAATCAGATTGCTTCTGCAATTATTTTCAGGAGGTGTTTCTGTGAACAAGAAACCGAAAACAAAATATCCGCGCGCTTTCTTTAAAGTCAAAATGGGCACTCAAATTATCCAGCCCCGGAAAGGTGCCGGAGCAAAAGACTCAAATCCTTACAACCGCAAAGCCAAACACAAAAAAACCATCGCGTTCGAGCACTTCGATCCGGTGGTTTTTTTGTGGTATTCGTTTGGATGGATATCTTGAAAATTTGCCGTTTTTGAAGTTTACTACACTAGTATAGTAGATTTCAAAAACGGCAAATTTTCAATGTAGGTTGTCCCATTCTGAATATATAAATGAGCATCATCCCTTTTCTAAAGAAAAGGTTGTTTGGAACAAGACCAAAATTAGTTAATTCTGTTCTCCCCCAAAAATAAGTACACCTTTCGGATAATGATCCTGCACCCAGACCAAACTATTTTTGTCTGTTATCTCCTGGATATGTTTCTTATAGGCATCATACCAGTCCTGATGATTCGTACTGGCATATTTGATATCCTCACTGCCGAGGATCTTCCGGCATAGGATCTCCATCAGACTTCCCTTTAAGCCTGTCTGTCCGCCTTTTGCAAATTCGGAGAATAGGTAAGGCAGTGCTTTTTCATCCATGGCAATAATTGTTTCAACCTCTGTCGGATGCGCATTCAAATAATCATAGGGATTTGAGGAATCCATTGGTGATGTCATGATCTTCTCCAGACAATTTTTAACCTGATCCGCATTATTGGCTACTATATTCCCATCTGTATATCCATAACTGGCATAGACGCTGTTCAAGCGGTCAATCATTTCCTTCAGCTTTCCGATATTGTCGGAATAAAGACGTACATCTCCTTGCATGACCTGCTCAATCCGGCTCCTTGACTTTGACCAGCTATACCCTTCCAATTGCCCAGTACTGTCGGCAAATCGAATGTTAATGATTTGGACGTTATCCACCAAAGCAAAGAGCAAAATGGCATTGCGATCAAACACATTTCCGATGATTCCGTCTTCTGCCGTAATCGCCGAAGCGTTATTAATCCGATAATTAATGGTTATGCCATATGGCTCAGCGGACGTCTGCAACTCGACTTTATCCCGGACAACCCCTTCTGGCAAAGGCATCGCGTCAATCAGCGCGATAACCTTGCTCGCATTGCCTACATACGGTGTTTTGTTGGCCAGTAATTTATCGACCGCGTAGCCTGAGTACGTTTTCTGCCCTGTAGCCGCCCCATTTATCGGGTTTGCTATGAATCCAATCATCAACGCCGCGATCACGATAATTATAGCCGTGCCAACCCAAAAACGAGGCTTTCTGTAATGGATCACATTTTTTATTCTCTCTTTAATATTGTTTTCACCGAAAGCTAAAGGGGTAGCCTGCCAGAAGCTGTTCTTCTGAACTGCCAACGCCAGCAGGGAATTGGCATAATCCGCTTTGATCCCTTGCCCCTTGTTTCTGATAACCGTTTCATCGCAGGACATTTCCATGTCCTTAACCATCAGCGTAAAGCAGAGCCACATCAACGGATTAAACCAATGGATGATCAGAACCAAAAATGCCGCCGGTTTGATCAGATAATCACTTCTCTGAATATGTACCGTTTCATGCGCCAGTACATAGGGTAATTCCCGGGACGAAATGCCTGCAGGCAAATAAATTCTCGGTCTCCTAAAGCCAAAAACAAACGGTGTGCTGATTTGATCTGTCTCATAAATATGCGATAAAGAAGCATCCAGCAGCGTAGCCGTTTTTATCTTTCCTGCAATTTTAAAATAGGAAAGAATATTCCAAATCAGCAGAACCATAACTCCGGCCATCCAGACCATACTGCCAAGCAACATCAGCATAGAAAGCGGACTTACACCCATTGCTGCGACCAGAGGCAGCGTACTGCCAACTGAGCTGTTTACTGTACCGTTTATTGCATAATTTATGTTCTCAAGGCCTGTCATCACCAGCGTCTCAGGCAAAGCATCAGGCTGCATGGCGGGTTTGACAACGTTTAGGAAACTAAAAACCGAGGTAAATGAACCAGGACAGGTCAGTCTGAAAAAAACCGCCAGCCACAACAGATAAGAAAAGACTTTCGGTGCCCTTTTCAGAAGCAGTCGAATCAGGATCACACCGAGAGCCACATAGGAAGCTGTCATGCTCATATCGACAACAGTGCTGAAAACTGTCATCAAGCTGTTCATTGTATCGCCTCCTCAATAATTCGTTTCAGTTCTTCAGCTTCCTTGGCTGTGAGCGTTTTCCGATCGAGGAATGCTGTTAAAAATTGCGGCAGAGAACCGTCAAAGTTTTTTTCGATCAAAGATTGGCTTTCATATTTCTGCACTTCTTCCTTTTTAACAAGTGAAGTGACGACTGCATCAGCATTGTCTAAAATGCCCCGTTCACATAGTTTTCGCAAAACCGTGTAAGTGGTTGACTTCTTCCAGCCCAGTCTTTCCAAAGAAAGCCGTGCAAGCTCAGTCGAATTCACCGGTTCTTTTTCCCAGACGATACTGACAAATCTATACTCCGCATCAAATAATTTATAGTTTTCCATGATACCCCCAAGGTTTATCTTAATAGACCTACTTATAAGTCTATCCCAATAGACCTCACTTGTCAACATAAATCCGCGGTGAAATTTTTTTCGAGGGCAACAGATCAAAGCCTGATATATTTTGTTGCCACTGATTGCACAAACGCACTGTCATGCTCCACAAACAGCAGGGTTGGCCGGCATCTTACAATGAGGTCCTCAATCTGCATCCGGGACAGAACGTCAATATAGTTCAGCGGCTCATCCCAGATATACAGATGGGCCTGCTCGCAGAGACTTTTGGCCAGGAGCACCTTTTTCTTCTGCCCTGCGCTGAACATACGCATATCTTTTTCGAACTGAACGCCTGAGAAATCGAGCTTGTGCAGAATGGTCAGAAAACGGCTTTCCTCAATCTGGTACTGCTCCGCAAAACTGCGCAGACTGCCCTGCAAGTAAGCGGTATCCTGCGAAATATAGGAGATTCTTAGATTACTTCCAATATTGACCTTGCCGCTGGAGGCAAGATCTTCTCCAATCAGCAGCTTTAAAACACTGGATTTGCCGCTGCCATTCCTGCCACTTAAGGCCACCCGCTCTCCTCTCTCTACAGTAAAATGAACATTCTCGCAGACCTTCCTGTCCGCATAATAGATTGCCAGGTCACGTAATTCCACAAGTGTATTTTTCGGGTGTGAAAGAGGTCTCATACTCAGGCTGTCGGCCAGCTCGATATTTTTTAAAAGTTTTTCTTTCGTCTGGATGTTCTTTTGCTGCCGAGCTTCGATCACTTTGGACCGTTTCATCATTTTTGCCGCCTGGTGGCCGATATAGCCTTTATCCGGCTTGATGCCGGAGTTCAGCGTTCCCTTCTTGGTCTTCTCAATTTTATCCGACCAGCCGGCCGTCCGCCTGGCTGCTGCCGATAATTGTTTGATCTCTTTCTGCAGCCTGTCATTCTCTGCTGTTTCAAACGAATCCGTTCTCTCTTTATTGACCCACCACGTTGAAAAATTGCCTTTTTGAAGTTCAATATTGGTTTTATTGATGGTCAGGATATGGTCGATACAACGGTCCAGAAAAAACCTGTCATGCGAAACCAGGATAAAGCCGGTTTTCCTGTTCAGATATTTCCCGACAACGCGCCTGCCCTCTATGTCCAGATGATTGGTCGGTTCATCGATCAAAAGAAAGTTGTGGGGTTTAATAAACAGTGCCGCAAGCAAAACCTTGGTCTGCTCCCCTTGGCTTAAGGCTGCAAAAGGCAGCTCCAGGACATCCTCTGCAACTTCGAGCAATGACAATTCTTTCTGAAGTTCCCAATGTTCAAAAGCAGGGCAGATACTTGCCACTACCTCAATGACATTTTGACTGGGATCGGTAACCTGAAAAGGAAAATAATCAAAAGACACGGGGGATTCAATTGTTCCAAGGTACTCGTATTTCCCGCACAGCAGCTGCAAAAAGGTCGTTTTACCGCGCCCGTTCCGGCCAGTGAACCCAAGTTTCCAGTCCGTATCGATCTGAAAAGATACATTTTCAAAAATATTGTCATAACTGCCGTCATAGCAAAACGTTAAATGGTCGATGTTAATCAACGCCATCGCGATCACCTCACAGTGTAAAAATAATAAGGCTGCAAGAAAGTTTATTCTTGCAGCTTCAAAATATCCTTGAACACAGTTGATGTGCAGAAAAAATGTTAACATAATGCACATTCCAAAACGCTGTCGGTCCAATGTGATCTTTGATTACTTTAAAAGATTGTAACTTTCTTGCTCCGTGGGCTTACTGCTCCTTGCCATCCTTGGCACCGCGGCATTAGCCCGTGGGCGTCACAAGGCCAGCAGCACTTGCTGCTTACTCCGTAACGCTCTTTTCACTTCACATTTAGCAAGAAAGTTTGCGCATCTTCCCATCTCCGATCAAGTTTATCTATTAACAAAAATTCCAAATCAACCTATTAATACATTACTTAACCTTAGTATTATATCAGATAACCCTATCATTCGATACTAGGCTAGAAAACCCTGCAGAATCATATCTTCAGCTTCTTTTTCCGTGAGGCCAAGCGTCATCAGCTTGATCAGCTGATCGTTTGCAATCCTGCCGATCGCCGCCTCATGGATCAGCTGAGCATCCGAATGGAAGGCCGAAATTTCCGGAATAGAAGAAACTTTCGCTTGATCCATAATAATGGAATCACATTGAATATGTCCGCGGCATTGGGCATAGCCGCGCATATTCAAATGAAAAACTTGAGTGGAATTATCCTGCGCCACGGAACGGGAAATGATTTGGGCGGCAGCATCTTCTCCTATCAGCTCAACTGTAATATCGGATTCGGCATTCTGGTTGGTGGTAGTCAGCAGTCTTTCCATGACAATCAGACGCGCGTTCTTGTGCAGGCGCACTTCCGTATCCCTTTTGGTTTGGTCGACACCTCTAATCTGAACCATTTCCAGCTCAGCCACGCCGCCCTCTTCGACTTCAATAATCGTCTTCGGATTCAAAATCCTTTCCCCGCTGCCATCGCCTTCGCCGTAGTGTTTTTCCACATACTTCATCTTGGCGCCCTTACGGACAAAAAATTCGTGAACGCCATCATGCTGGGCTTTCTTGCTTCCCGGGTTATGAATCCCGCAGCCGGCCACAATCAGAACGTCCGAGTCGGCGCCGATTTCAAATGTATTGTAAACGAGGTCATCCATCCCTTCAGACAGAATAACCGGAATATGCACGCTTTCTCCTTTGGTTCCGGGTTTCACAATGATATCAATGCCAGGCTTGTCCTGCTTGGTGATAATATCAATATTTGCAGTCGTATTTCGTCCTGCTTTCTCGCCATTTTTACGGATATTATAGGCTCCATGCGGGATTTCATGCAAATCAGCCACTTCAGCCAGAATTTTTTTATCGATCGCATTCAACATTGGGCTTTTCCTCCTACAATGGTACAGTTATTTCTGCATTCGCAGTTGGAATCCAGCAGCTCGATTTCACCCAGAATTTTAGCCTTGGTGGTCACTTCGCTGATTTTTCCGTCGGACACTAAAACAACCTGGTCGGCCAGACGGAGAATCCTCTCCTGGTGAGAGATAATCACAATCGTCGTGTCATACTTTTTATTTAAATTTTGGAACGTCTCAGTCAGCTTCTGGAAGCTCCACAGGTCAATCCCTGCTTCCGGTTCATCAAAGACAGCCACTTTCAGGTTGCGTGCCAAAATACTGGCAATTTCAACTCTCTTTAATTCCCCGCCCGAAAAGCTCGCATTGATTTCCCTGTCCAAATAATCCTGCGCGCATAAACCCACATCATAAAGCAAATCACAGGAATTCACCTCTTTATCCGGACCGGCAGCCAGCTTTAAAATATCGCGGACTTTCATTCCTTTAAAACGGGGCGGTGACTGAAACGCATAGCCGATACCCAGCCGTGCTCTTTCCGTAATTCCCATCTGGGTAATATCCGTTCCGTCCAATAATATTTTCCCTGCCGTAGGCTGGTAAATACCCATAATCACTTTGGCGATTGAGGATTTTCCTCCCCCGTTCGGACCTGTCATGACGTAAATCTTTTTCTTATCCAGGGTGAGACTGACGTTCTCAAGGATTTCCACATCTGTTCCCTGGTCATCGTCTAACGTCAGGCCGACATTTATCAATTCCAACATCTCAATACCACCTTTTAAGCATTTTCCGATTTAAAAATTTTTGCAACATCTTCCATCATTATCTCTTGATAGATATTTCTTCGGATATTATAGCATCCCAAATTAAATAAAGGAAATCCCAGTATCCTTTAAGTGCTTAATGACTTATTAACGTCAAAAATCAAATAAAATCATGAAGGGCAAATGCTTTCTTTAACGGTTATAAAGCACAAGCGTAAAAAAACCGACTTTTCCCATTCCTGCGTTATACGTCATCTTCTGGTCCATGGACATCCGGACGACATCGATTCCGCTGCCTTCCATCGAATATTGCTTTTTGTCCGGGAAGCGGCAGGGCTCTTCCTCAAGGGCCGAGCATTTCTCACACAATGTGCAAGGACCTGCGCCCATGATCAGAACATCATCCGCAGTGAATTCTTTCCGCAGCGCTTTGTTCAGATTATCCAGAATCTCAATCGACTCCTTCATTTCTTTTGTGGAACGGATTGAGATAATTTTGCAGAGAATGAAAGCCTGACCGTATTTCTGGACCCTGGCTTTTCTTTCCTCCTCCGTCCCTGCTCCGGGCGGACAGGCATGGTTCTTTCCAAAATTTCCGCAGGTATTTCTGGCGCACTGATCGAATACATCCTGTGAAAAAACAATGTTATCAACTTTGATTTCTCTGTATTCGTCAAATCCCAATTTTGTGAAGATTTCGATTAACCGCTCTCTTAGATCCATTTTCTTTGGCCCCTTTTTTCTTCATTTCTAGCACGCAGGAAGCTTGGAACCCTACATATGGAATACTATACAAACTGATCAATTAATTCAAGGGTAAAAGGTCAAACCGTGGATATTAAAACGGATAACCCGGCAAACTGAATACTCGCTATGTCCAGGTTTTGATGTACGGCATAACCCTCAATCAATTACAGGAGTATCCTGCTTCCGAAACTCCTAATGCTTTTAAGATGCTTAAACAAAAAACCAAGAAGAAAGTGATTTTTTGAGGCAAAAGAAAAAACTAAAGAGCTATTTATAAAGCCTTTAGTTTTGTAATATCCTCAGTAT
The window above is part of the Dehalobacter sp. genome. Proteins encoded here:
- a CDS encoding SufD family Fe-S cluster assembly protein; this translates as MLNAIDKKILAEVADLHEIPHGAYNIRKNGEKAGRNTTANIDIITKQDKPGIDIIVKPGTKGESVHIPVILSEGMDDLVYNTFEIGADSDVLIVAGCGIHNPGSKKAQHDGVHEFFVRKGAKMKYVEKHYGEGDGSGERILNPKTIIEVEEGGVAELEMVQIRGVDQTKRDTEVRLHKNARLIVMERLLTTTNQNAESDITVELIGEDAAAQIISRSVAQDNSTQVFHLNMRGYAQCRGHIQCDSIIMDQAKVSSIPEISAFHSDAQLIHEAAIGRIANDQLIKLMTLGLTEKEAEDMILQGFLA
- a CDS encoding YaiI/YqxD family protein produces the protein MKILVDADACPVKELIVSCAKQFELPVIMIIDTSHELKDDYSTVITVDQDRDSVDFALMKRLDREDIVVTQDYGLAALVLGKGARAINQNGLIYTDNNIERLLFERHVGQKVRRGGGRTTHVKKRTKEDNERFQAAFIRLIEETKDRTFE
- a CDS encoding ATP-binding cassette domain-containing protein; this translates as MLELINVGLTLDDDQGTDVEILENVSLTLDKKKIYVMTGPNGGGKSSIAKVIMGIYQPTAGKILLDGTDITQMGITERARLGIGYAFQSPPRFKGMKVRDILKLAAGPDKEVNSCDLLYDVGLCAQDYLDREINASFSGGELKRVEIASILARNLKVAVFDEPEAGIDLWSFQKLTETFQNLNKKYDTTIVIISHQERILRLADQVVLVSDGKISEVTTKAKILGEIELLDSNCECRNNCTIVGGKAQC
- the recQ gene encoding DNA helicase RecQ, with the translated sequence MIAKAKEALLKYFGYREFRGGQEQVIESLLQRQDTLAIMPTGAGKSIAYQIPAVLFEGVTLVISPLISLMKDQVDSLGQTGIPATFINSSISPKETWSRIDRMQRGEYKLVYLAPERLESEEFLARLNGLPIHFVAVDEAHCVSQWGHDFRPSYLRISKFLQSLPARPLVGAFTATATEEVRQDIIRMLGLRKPNCFITGFDRPNLKFSVLRGENKKIFVQNRLKNNRDDSGIIYAATRKDVDRLYKLLKGQGFSVGCYHAGLPDHERKRNQEKFIYDEIAVMVATNAFGMGIDKSNVRFVIHYNMPKNIESYYQEAGRAGRDGEPAECFLLFGPQDVQIQKMMIEETIFQEQRVANEYKKLQAMVDYCHTSRCLRQTILEYFGETESPDKCWNCSNCDDDRKKVDVTLDAQKILSCVYRMKERFGSALVAEVLKGSQNKKVLQFGLDRLSTHGIMKDTPLQEIKDRISFLAAEGYLMVAGGQYPVVKLAPKATAVLKSEEKVYQIQVQREEVSLTAAEQIFERLRALRKQIAQQEGLPPYMIFPDSTLREMAKNCPQDRNALIRVNGVGERKLQKYGDLFLTEIKEALQGHENIG
- the abc-f gene encoding ABC-F type ribosomal protection protein; protein product: MALINIDHLTFCYDGSYDNIFENVSFQIDTDWKLGFTGRNGRGKTTFLQLLCGKYEYLGTIESPVSFDYFPFQVTDPSQNVIEVVASICPAFEHWELQKELSLLEVAEDVLELPFAALSQGEQTKVLLAALFIKPHNFLLIDEPTNHLDIEGRRVVGKYLNRKTGFILVSHDRFFLDRCIDHILTINKTNIELQKGNFSTWWVNKERTDSFETAENDRLQKEIKQLSAAARRTAGWSDKIEKTKKGTLNSGIKPDKGYIGHQAAKMMKRSKVIEARQQKNIQTKEKLLKNIELADSLSMRPLSHPKNTLVELRDLAIYYADRKVCENVHFTVERGERVALSGRNGSGKSSVLKLLIGEDLASSGKVNIGSNLRISYISQDTAYLQGSLRSFAEQYQIEESRFLTILHKLDFSGVQFEKDMRMFSAGQKKKVLLAKSLCEQAHLYIWDEPLNYIDVLSRMQIEDLIVRCRPTLLFVEHDSAFVQSVATKYIRL
- a CDS encoding DUF2284 domain-containing protein produces the protein MDLRERLIEIFTKLGFDEYREIKVDNIVFSQDVFDQCARNTCGNFGKNHACPPGAGTEEERKARVQKYGQAFILCKIISIRSTKEMKESIEILDNLNKALRKEFTADDVLIMGAGPCTLCEKCSALEEEPCRFPDKKQYSMEGSGIDVVRMSMDQKMTYNAGMGKVGFFTLVLYNR
- a CDS encoding BlaI/MecI/CopY family transcriptional regulator, with product MENYKLFDAEYRFVSIVWEKEPVNSTELARLSLERLGWKKSTTYTVLRKLCERGILDNADAVVTSLVKKEEVQKYESQSLIEKNFDGSLPQFLTAFLDRKTLTAKEAEELKRIIEEAIQ
- a CDS encoding M56 family metallopeptidase, yielding MNSLMTVFSTVVDMSMTASYVALGVILIRLLLKRAPKVFSYLLWLAVFFRLTCPGSFTSVFSFLNVVKPAMQPDALPETLVMTGLENINYAINGTVNSSVGSTLPLVAAMGVSPLSMLMLLGSMVWMAGVMVLLIWNILSYFKIAGKIKTATLLDASLSHIYETDQISTPFVFGFRRPRIYLPAGISSRELPYVLAHETVHIQRSDYLIKPAAFLVLIIHWFNPLMWLCFTLMVKDMEMSCDETVIRNKGQGIKADYANSLLALAVQKNSFWQATPLAFGENNIKERIKNVIHYRKPRFWVGTAIIIVIAALMIGFIANPINGAATGQKTYSGYAVDKLLANKTPYVGNASKVIALIDAMPLPEGVVRDKVELQTSAEPYGITINYRINNASAITAEDGIIGNVFDRNAILLFALVDNVQIINIRFADSTGQLEGYSWSKSRSRIEQVMQGDVRLYSDNIGKLKEMIDRLNSVYASYGYTDGNIVANNADQVKNCLEKIMTSPMDSSNPYDYLNAHPTEVETIIAMDEKALPYLFSEFAKGGQTGLKGSLMEILCRKILGSEDIKYASTNHQDWYDAYKKHIQEITDKNSLVWVQDHYPKGVLIFGGEQN